In Pseudomonas sp. Q1-7, the genomic window GCCTCATCCTGATCCAGGTCCCTGGCCGCTGCCTCAAGGGCGAAGACGGCCAGGATCAGGGCGATGATCCCGCTGTAGCGAAGGATCCAGCCCATCAGTCGTCCTGGTGATCCTTGAGGATCTGGCCGCTGGTGGCGTCGAGTTCGAGGTCCCACTGCACACCTTGGGCGTCACGCAGTTCGACTTGGTAGATGTAACGGCCGTACTCCTCTTCCAGTTCGGTCTCGTTGATGGTGCCGCCGGGGTGCCTGGCCAGCGCTGCGGCATTGAGCTTCTCGAACGACTGGATGGTGCCAGCGTCGCGCAGCCTCAGGGCT contains:
- a CDS encoding PepSY domain-containing protein, with the protein product MKKLAALFAVATLTAAGIAQARDLGPDEALRLRDAGTIQSFEKLNAAALARHPGGTINETELEEEYGRYIYQVELRDAQGVQWDLELDATSGQILKDHQDD